The segment CATGAACACGATGATGCGCAAGGTCTTGGACCACGCCCTTCAGGGCGGACAGTAGGGAGACGACGTGACGCCGAAGCTGGACTACCGCTGGCATCTGCGGGAGGTGATGGCCACCCGCGGCATGTTCTCGACCACCGACCTGCGTCCCCTGCTGGCCGAACGCGGTATCGACCTGTCGCCCAGCCAGACCTACCGCCTGGTGGTGGAACGGCCCGAGCGGCTGAGCCTGAAGACCCTCATGGCCCTGCTCGACATCCTGGGCTGCAGCATGGACGAGCTCATCGAGCCTGTTGCGGCAGCGGGTTCGCGGCGCCGCCACAGCGCCGCGGCCGGCGACGGGACGGCGCCCGGGAAGGAGGCCGGGCTCGGCGACTTGCGGCCCAGGCGGGCCCGGATCGTGCCCGAGTAGGCGCCGGTCGTGCCCGCGCCTGAGCTGCCGCGCTCCGCTACGGAGCCCGAGGCCGTGATCAGCGAGATCGTCCGGTCGGCCGATCCCGCGTGTGAGCGGATCGACGTCGTCGCCGTGCTCCAGGCGGTCTTCCTCCAGCGGCCCCAGCTGCGGATGCTCGCCGAAGTTCTCCAGGCCAGAGGGGACTTGCTGACGTCCGGTCGCCCCGAGGGACCACGCGCGATCGAACGGCTCATCCGGGCACTGCGCGAGGCCGGCGCCGAAAAGCTGGTACTGCCCCGCTGCGGCGACTGCGGGCGCGAGCGTCCACTGACCGGCCTCGGTGACGGCGCACGTATCTGCAGTGCCTGCAGCAACCGCCGCATTGTGCGCGCCAACCCCTGCGTGATCTGCGGAAGCACCACGCTTGCCGGACGCGACCGGGCCGGACGGCCCCGCTGCCGGGCCCATCCGCCCTGGGGCTCCACAGACCCGGCCGAGGAACTGGCCAAGCTGATCGCCGGCGGCCCCTTCGGCGTCTCGCCCGGCATTGCACAGCAGGCCGTCTGCTCGGTCGAACCCACCCGCCCCGGTCAGCTCCGGCTGCTGTGGGTACTGGAAGACACCCCTGGCCTGCTGACCGGACGCGGCGCCGAGGGGCCACCCAAGATCTCCGCCCTGATCCAGGCGCTGATCGATCGTGGCGCCCACGGCGTGGTCGTCCCCTCGTGCCCGTTCTGCCAGCGCACCACCGACCTCAAACAGCGCCGTGATGGGCTGCGCTGCTGCGAGCCATGCCGACGTGAAAGCAAGATCGCAACCTGCGCGGTCTGCGGACGCGCCCGGCCGATTGGCGGCCGCAGGTTCGACGGCCAGCCCGTGTGCGGCACCTGCCGTCAGCACGACCCCTTCAACCACAGGCCGTGCAGTGTCTGCGGTGCGCTGCGGTTCAGGAAGTTGCGCACCGACGACGGCGGAGTCTGCGCAGCCTGCCGGGAGATCCCCACTGCCATCTGCGCGACCTGCGGTGAACACGGACCGTGCTACTTCGCCGCCACCGACGCCCCCAAGTGCCTGCCCTGCAGCGCCAGGGAGCGCGAGGAAGCCGTGTGCGCCAGCTGCGGCAAGCACCGGCGCGTCAACAACCGCACCGCCACCGGCGAGCCGCTGTGCGGAAACTGCGGCAACAAGCCCAAGCCGTGCGCCGGCTGCGGCGGGGTCTTCCGCACCAGCGGCCGGACGCCCGAGGGCAAGCCCCTGTGCCAGACCTGCTGGGCCAAGCATCCCGCCGCCCACCGTCCCTGCACTGAGTGCGGGTCCGTCGAACGCCTCTACCGGCACGGACGGTGTCCCGCCTGCGCACGCTCCGCCGACCTGCGCGAAGTGCTGAGCCCGCAGGGCGGCC is part of the Streptomyces sp. NBC_00250 genome and harbors:
- a CDS encoding helix-turn-helix domain-containing protein — its product is MTPKLDYRWHLREVMATRGMFSTTDLRPLLAERGIDLSPSQTYRLVVERPERLSLKTLMALLDILGCSMDELIEPVAAAGSRRRHSAAAGDGTAPGKEAGLGDLRPRRARIVPE